One region of Salvelinus namaycush isolate Seneca chromosome 3, SaNama_1.0, whole genome shotgun sequence genomic DNA includes:
- the LOC120045193 gene encoding receptor-interacting serine/threonine-protein kinase 4-like isoform X2 translates to MEAAKFRYILPVYGICGDPQGLVMEYMETGSLETLLAAEPLPWELRFRIIHETAVGMNFLHCMSPPLLHLDLKPANILLDAHYHVKISDFGLARWNGLSRVDEISRDGFCGTIAYLPPESIIEKNRVSDTKHDVYSFSIVIWGILTQKKPYQGENNILQIMVKVVRGVRPDLNVVPRSRPQACTGFLSLMQRCWAPLPDARPSFQEITSEAEELCSKPQEESKNQTPMPENNHCNGLTTDQNKEQKPVRPKSAMLPEKDYSLSELLSQVDSGISRSFDHVKEDCCPSKDNTSKRLSGISSVDSAFSSQDSITLSFEKENTCDSGEVQRRKLCDAIRTKDMSKLMKILQPQDVDLLLEGGYSLLHHAVTQANEEAVKFLLLNHANTNLANAHGSTPLHLATEKHLKGLAELLLGRRSTNANARDEDQYTALHCAAQNGDEAITRLLLDRGASINETDAQGRTPAHIACQHGQENVVRVLLSRGADVHVKGRDDWTGLHLAAWQGHLGIVKLLVKQAGADVDGQTTDGRTPLHMASHRGQYRVARILIELGADVHVTSTGLHTPLHVAAETGHTSTSRLLVKHDADIQARTTQGLTALHLAAQHGHLPTVKMLIEEGADPYCTNQNLRTPCHLAAEGGHCEVFKELLVHCPEGASLSDEQGLTPLHLAVRGGYTDITSMLLAQGVEVSQEVPQDSIPLPEEVPQDSIPHDTLQPAAEDDPKLLDRQQSSLAKCLQRKVVILKLTEREGNDCPEEGVTL, encoded by the exons ATGGAGGCGGCTAAGTTCCGCTACATCCTGCCAGTGTATGGGATCTGTGGCGACCCCCAGGGCCTGGTGATGGAGTACATGGAGACAGGCTCCCTGGAGACCCTGCTGGCTGCTGAGCCTCTGCCCTGGGAGCTGCGCTTCAGGATCATCCACGAGACGGCGGTGGGAATGAACTTCCTGCACTGCATGAGCCCACCCCTCCTGCACCTGGACCTAAAACCTGCCAACATCCTACTGGACGCACACTACCATGTCAAG ATATCAGATTTTGGTCTGGCCCGGTGGAACGGCCTATCCAGAGTTGATGAAATCAGCCGTGATGGGTTCTGTGGCACTATCGCCTATCTGCCGCCGGAGAGCATCATCGAGAAGAACAGGGTGTCAGACACTAAGCATGACGTCTACAG CTTTTCGATAGTCATCTGGGGAATTCTCACACAGAAGAAACCTTACCAAG GGGAGAACAACATCCTGCAGATCATGGTGAAGGTGGTGAGAGGGGTGCGTCCCGATCTCAATGTTGTGCCCCGGAGTCGACCCCAAGCCTGCACGGGGTTCCTGAGCCTCATGCAGCGCTGCTGGGCCCCCTTACCTGATGCCAGACCCAGCTTCCAGG AAATCACATCAGAAGCCGAGGAGCTGTGTTCTAAACCCCAAGAGGAGTCCAAGAACCAAACTCCTATGCCTGAGAATAACCACTGCAATGGACTAACCACTGACCAG AATAAAGAGCAGAAGCCAGTCAGGCCCAAGTCTGCCATGTTGCCAGAGAAAGACTACAGCCTATCAGAGCTGCTGAGCCAGGTAGACTCTGGGATATCTCGGAGCTTTGACCATGTGAAGGAGGACTGCTGTCCCAGCAAAGACAACACCAGCAAGAGACTGTCAGGAATCTCCTCTGTAGACTCTGCCTTCTCCTCTCAAGACTCCATTACCCTCTCCTTTGAGAAAGAGAATACCTGTG ACTCTGGGGAGGTGCAGAGGAGGAAGCTGTGTGATGCCATCCGTACCAAAGACATGTCCAAGCTGATGAAGATCTTGCAGCCTCAGGACGTGGACCTCCTATTGGAGGGCGGCTACAGCCTGCTCCACCACGCCGTCACGCAGGCCAACGAGGAGGCCGTCAAGTTCCTGCTCCTCAACCATGCCAACACCAACCTGGCCAATGCCCACGGCTCCACCCCCCTCCACCTGGCCACCGAGAAGCACCTGAAGGGCCTGGCCGAGCTGCTGCTGGGCCGCCGGAGCACCAACGCCAACGCCCGGGACGAGGACCAATACACAGCCCTGCACTGTGCTGCTCAGAACGGGGACGAGGCCATCACCCGCCTACTGCTGGACCGCGGCGCCTCCATCAATGAGACGGACGCCCAGGGACGTACACCCGCACACATCGCCTGCCAGCATGGCCAAGAGAACGTAGTCAGGGTGCTGCTAAGCCGCGGGGCAGACGTCCACGTGAAGGGCAGAGATGACTGGACGGGTCTTCACTTGGCTGCCTGGCAGGGCCACCTGGGCATCGTCAAATTGCTGGTGAAGCAGGCCGGGGCGGACGTAGATGGGCAGACCACTGATGGGCGCACCCCGCTGCACATGGCCTCCCATAGGGGGCAGTACAGGGTGGCAAGGATCCTGATAGAGCTGGGGGCAGACGTCCACGTGACCTCCACGGGCCTCCACACCCCCCTGCATGTGGCGGCTGAGACAGGCCACACCAGCACCTCTCGCCTCTTAGTCAAGCATGATGCAGATATCCAGGCCCGGACCACCCAGGGCCTTACCGCCCTTCACCTCGCTGCTCAGCACGGCCACTTGCCCACAGTGAAGATGCTGATCGAGGAAGGGGCAGACCCCTACTGCACCAACCAAAACCTGCGTACCCCCTGCCACCTGGCGGCAGAAGGGGGACACTGTGAGGTCTTCAAAGAGCTTCTGGTCCACTGCCCTGAGGGTGCCAGTCTGTCAGACGAGCAGGGCCTCACCCCTCTTCACCTGGCTGTGAGGGGAGGCTACACAGATATCACCAGCATGCTGCTGGCCCAGGGGGTGGAGGTATCACAAGAAGTACCACAGGACTCCATACCCCTACCAGAGGAAGTACCACAGGACTCTATCCCCCATGACACACTGCAGCCAGCAGCAGAGGACGACCCAAAGCTTCTGGATCGTCAGCAAAGCTCGTTGGCCAAGTGTCTCCAGAGAAAGGTTGTAATCTTGAAACTGACGGAGCGTGAAGGAAATGACTGTCCAGAGGAGGGAGTCACGCTGTGA
- the LOC120045193 gene encoding receptor-interacting serine/threonine-protein kinase 4-like isoform X1 gives MDVADPSHGNMGLLRTFDSSEFGSWEKIGSGGFGQVYKVRHVQWKTWLAIKCPPCLHVDDKERAELLEEAKKMEAAKFRYILPVYGICGDPQGLVMEYMETGSLETLLAAEPLPWELRFRIIHETAVGMNFLHCMSPPLLHLDLKPANILLDAHYHVKISDFGLARWNGLSRVDEISRDGFCGTIAYLPPESIIEKNRVSDTKHDVYSFSIVIWGILTQKKPYQGENNILQIMVKVVRGVRPDLNVVPRSRPQACTGFLSLMQRCWAPLPDARPSFQEITSEAEELCSKPQEESKNQTPMPENNHCNGLTTDQNKEQKPVRPKSAMLPEKDYSLSELLSQVDSGISRSFDHVKEDCCPSKDNTSKRLSGISSVDSAFSSQDSITLSFEKENTCDSGEVQRRKLCDAIRTKDMSKLMKILQPQDVDLLLEGGYSLLHHAVTQANEEAVKFLLLNHANTNLANAHGSTPLHLATEKHLKGLAELLLGRRSTNANARDEDQYTALHCAAQNGDEAITRLLLDRGASINETDAQGRTPAHIACQHGQENVVRVLLSRGADVHVKGRDDWTGLHLAAWQGHLGIVKLLVKQAGADVDGQTTDGRTPLHMASHRGQYRVARILIELGADVHVTSTGLHTPLHVAAETGHTSTSRLLVKHDADIQARTTQGLTALHLAAQHGHLPTVKMLIEEGADPYCTNQNLRTPCHLAAEGGHCEVFKELLVHCPEGASLSDEQGLTPLHLAVRGGYTDITSMLLAQGVEVSQEVPQDSIPLPEEVPQDSIPHDTLQPAAEDDPKLLDRQQSSLAKCLQRKVVILKLTEREGNDCPEEGVTL, from the exons GGAGCGAGCAGAGCTGCTGGAGGAGGCTAAGAAGATGGAGGCGGCTAAGTTCCGCTACATCCTGCCAGTGTATGGGATCTGTGGCGACCCCCAGGGCCTGGTGATGGAGTACATGGAGACAGGCTCCCTGGAGACCCTGCTGGCTGCTGAGCCTCTGCCCTGGGAGCTGCGCTTCAGGATCATCCACGAGACGGCGGTGGGAATGAACTTCCTGCACTGCATGAGCCCACCCCTCCTGCACCTGGACCTAAAACCTGCCAACATCCTACTGGACGCACACTACCATGTCAAG ATATCAGATTTTGGTCTGGCCCGGTGGAACGGCCTATCCAGAGTTGATGAAATCAGCCGTGATGGGTTCTGTGGCACTATCGCCTATCTGCCGCCGGAGAGCATCATCGAGAAGAACAGGGTGTCAGACACTAAGCATGACGTCTACAG CTTTTCGATAGTCATCTGGGGAATTCTCACACAGAAGAAACCTTACCAAG GGGAGAACAACATCCTGCAGATCATGGTGAAGGTGGTGAGAGGGGTGCGTCCCGATCTCAATGTTGTGCCCCGGAGTCGACCCCAAGCCTGCACGGGGTTCCTGAGCCTCATGCAGCGCTGCTGGGCCCCCTTACCTGATGCCAGACCCAGCTTCCAGG AAATCACATCAGAAGCCGAGGAGCTGTGTTCTAAACCCCAAGAGGAGTCCAAGAACCAAACTCCTATGCCTGAGAATAACCACTGCAATGGACTAACCACTGACCAG AATAAAGAGCAGAAGCCAGTCAGGCCCAAGTCTGCCATGTTGCCAGAGAAAGACTACAGCCTATCAGAGCTGCTGAGCCAGGTAGACTCTGGGATATCTCGGAGCTTTGACCATGTGAAGGAGGACTGCTGTCCCAGCAAAGACAACACCAGCAAGAGACTGTCAGGAATCTCCTCTGTAGACTCTGCCTTCTCCTCTCAAGACTCCATTACCCTCTCCTTTGAGAAAGAGAATACCTGTG ACTCTGGGGAGGTGCAGAGGAGGAAGCTGTGTGATGCCATCCGTACCAAAGACATGTCCAAGCTGATGAAGATCTTGCAGCCTCAGGACGTGGACCTCCTATTGGAGGGCGGCTACAGCCTGCTCCACCACGCCGTCACGCAGGCCAACGAGGAGGCCGTCAAGTTCCTGCTCCTCAACCATGCCAACACCAACCTGGCCAATGCCCACGGCTCCACCCCCCTCCACCTGGCCACCGAGAAGCACCTGAAGGGCCTGGCCGAGCTGCTGCTGGGCCGCCGGAGCACCAACGCCAACGCCCGGGACGAGGACCAATACACAGCCCTGCACTGTGCTGCTCAGAACGGGGACGAGGCCATCACCCGCCTACTGCTGGACCGCGGCGCCTCCATCAATGAGACGGACGCCCAGGGACGTACACCCGCACACATCGCCTGCCAGCATGGCCAAGAGAACGTAGTCAGGGTGCTGCTAAGCCGCGGGGCAGACGTCCACGTGAAGGGCAGAGATGACTGGACGGGTCTTCACTTGGCTGCCTGGCAGGGCCACCTGGGCATCGTCAAATTGCTGGTGAAGCAGGCCGGGGCGGACGTAGATGGGCAGACCACTGATGGGCGCACCCCGCTGCACATGGCCTCCCATAGGGGGCAGTACAGGGTGGCAAGGATCCTGATAGAGCTGGGGGCAGACGTCCACGTGACCTCCACGGGCCTCCACACCCCCCTGCATGTGGCGGCTGAGACAGGCCACACCAGCACCTCTCGCCTCTTAGTCAAGCATGATGCAGATATCCAGGCCCGGACCACCCAGGGCCTTACCGCCCTTCACCTCGCTGCTCAGCACGGCCACTTGCCCACAGTGAAGATGCTGATCGAGGAAGGGGCAGACCCCTACTGCACCAACCAAAACCTGCGTACCCCCTGCCACCTGGCGGCAGAAGGGGGACACTGTGAGGTCTTCAAAGAGCTTCTGGTCCACTGCCCTGAGGGTGCCAGTCTGTCAGACGAGCAGGGCCTCACCCCTCTTCACCTGGCTGTGAGGGGAGGCTACACAGATATCACCAGCATGCTGCTGGCCCAGGGGGTGGAGGTATCACAAGAAGTACCACAGGACTCCATACCCCTACCAGAGGAAGTACCACAGGACTCTATCCCCCATGACACACTGCAGCCAGCAGCAGAGGACGACCCAAAGCTTCTGGATCGTCAGCAAAGCTCGTTGGCCAAGTGTCTCCAGAGAAAGGTTGTAATCTTGAAACTGACGGAGCGTGAAGGAAATGACTGTCCAGAGGAGGGAGTCACGCTGTGA